The uncultured Methanomethylovorans sp. genome contains a region encoding:
- a CDS encoding transposase — protein MKFRELSDEQWKFINPHLPPKTITQRKRADDRKVINGILFVLITGCRGDMPKCYSSDAKAWRRLKRWSEEGIWNEIMESLWDSAHNLNSFWKRVLSTAFH, from the coding sequence ATGAAATTTAGGGAGCTCTCTGATGAACAATGGAAGTTTATTAATCCACATTTACCACCAAAAACAATAACCCAAAGAAAGAGGGCTGATGACCGTAAGGTAATCAATGGCATTCTCTTTGTCCTGATAACTGGTTGTAGGGGTGATATGCCAAAATGTTATAGTTCAGATGCAAAAGCATGGAGAAGGCTAAAAAGGTGGTCTGAGGAAGGTATCTGGAATGAGATCATGGAATCCCTCTGGGATTCTGCTCACAATTTAAATAGCTTCTGGAAAAGAGTACTATCGACAGCATTTCATTGA
- a CDS encoding mechanosensitive ion channel family protein, with translation MSGIRNLFIVLLSALTGVLLYLIYLTVYGEYYRSILVPLLNLIFILLVISVLHVILDDVIKMKARTTRERYNIRKISSAFTTLLAAGILLVVFFKETTTLIVAYGLFSAGLVIALQDVFRNLAGGILLLVTRPFTAGDRIQVGECFGDVLDITYFHTILMEIREWVDGDQYTGRIMNMPNSFVLTSTVKNYTRDFSFIWDEMQIILAPGSNWEKAQKIIFEIADKLVSTAVMNAKEELINLEQKYLLTSYDVETQVYTKIESDRIDICVRYVVNPRQRRKLRHTIVQELLQAFDVEEDIVLGSINSVEVSGSLNSVVAVGAKY, from the coding sequence GTGAGTGGGATACGCAATCTTTTCATTGTCTTGCTTTCAGCGCTAACAGGAGTATTGTTGTATCTTATCTACTTAACAGTTTATGGGGAATACTATCGTAGTATATTGGTGCCGTTGTTGAACCTTATTTTTATTCTGCTGGTGATCTCTGTGCTGCATGTTATCCTAGATGATGTGATCAAAATGAAGGCTCGCACCACTAGAGAACGGTACAATATTAGGAAGATCTCCTCAGCATTCACTACCTTACTAGCTGCTGGTATATTACTGGTCGTTTTTTTCAAAGAAACTACTACTCTAATCGTTGCATATGGTCTTTTCAGTGCTGGTCTGGTCATTGCCCTACAGGACGTTTTCCGCAACCTTGCCGGAGGGATTCTATTACTTGTGACGCGTCCTTTCACCGCAGGGGATCGTATTCAGGTGGGAGAATGTTTCGGAGATGTATTGGACATAACCTATTTTCACACCATCCTTATGGAAATTCGGGAATGGGTAGATGGTGACCAGTACACAGGCAGGATAATGAACATGCCCAACAGCTTCGTGCTTACCAGCACTGTGAAAAACTACACACGAGACTTCTCCTTCATATGGGATGAAATGCAAATCATCCTGGCTCCCGGCAGCAACTGGGAAAAAGCCCAAAAAATCATATTTGAAATAGCTGATAAGCTTGTGAGTACAGCTGTAATGAATGCCAAAGAGGAACTTATCAACCTGGAGCAGAAATATCTGCTGACCAGTTACGACGTGGAAACTCAGGTCTATACTAAGATTGAAAGTGACCGTATCGATATATGCGTAAGGTACGTGGTGAACCCCCGGCAACGTAGGAAGTTAAGGCATACTATAGTACAGGAATTGCTGCAAGCATTCGATGTGGAAGAAGATATAGTTCTTGGAAGTATAAACAGTGTTGAGGTAAGTGGTTCACTGAATTCAGTTGTTGCCGTAGGAGCAAAGTATTAG
- a CDS encoding DUF2341 domain-containing protein has product MTGSAHALTGSGEGEWNYSSTMYVQENSGRDLSAYQVKVELDSSNFDFTKADAKGKDIRFEAGGKQLAYWIENWDQASATASVWVKVPYLIANRQSEIKIYYGNPLAEDMSKGSSTFDLFDDFSDSRLKYGTWESGTNGGGQLEFTSGICKLVVPVKHPNGFSMLKSKNDFPINSSFVVKREKVTTGTEPKGPILQQGFVDPQSETKNWILLQTELNNETFATWTIKNYKANLKYNPWDLSSVNVPNKVWYISETAWYQEGDEINKVAWFKNGVRDSHMDVVSSEEKPYVPGTNMKVFLKSNTYVDGFDNTGYMGIDYVFLRKYTSQEPTVSFPKVQTEEQPAEVVGETKLPTLVLPEGKVLSIRYFDVGNYDDAILNQFNTSGVNMVFLRTTGDTIWKSERFIKTAHEKNITVYAMLFIPEGTNETSGKDQLITTVNGILDYNSKSMSDFDGIDITLDPCTKDTEQACTDNMLLLEEVRQKTTSTIPLVVDVPPSFETTELANVSKNVDLFVLIDYDAENKFSTFDTVVDALAPKMGEVRSAGGTAMIDVMVTGLPSENATTSKLVGNLYDYYTHDPAFTGITMTLEDDYSQMVPTPAEAPVQEQETQSKGIPGFGIMFAILGFAFVSRLNKGKR; this is encoded by the coding sequence ATGACAGGATCTGCTCACGCGTTGACTGGATCCGGTGAAGGAGAATGGAACTATAGTTCAACTATGTATGTACAGGAAAATTCAGGTCGAGACCTTTCTGCTTATCAGGTGAAGGTCGAGCTTGACAGTTCCAATTTCGATTTCACTAAAGCTGATGCCAAAGGTAAAGATATAAGGTTCGAAGCCGGCGGTAAACAGCTTGCTTACTGGATAGAGAACTGGGACCAAGCTTCTGCAACAGCTTCAGTGTGGGTGAAAGTTCCATACCTTATAGCTAATAGGCAGTCGGAAATTAAGATCTATTATGGGAATCCACTGGCAGAAGATATGAGTAAAGGTTCTTCTACCTTTGATCTTTTTGATGATTTCAGCGATTCACGACTTAAATACGGCACATGGGAATCCGGTACCAATGGTGGGGGTCAACTTGAATTTACATCAGGTATATGTAAACTCGTTGTGCCTGTGAAACATCCCAATGGTTTTTCCATGCTCAAATCCAAGAACGATTTCCCGATAAATTCAAGTTTTGTCGTAAAAAGGGAAAAAGTGACCACAGGAACTGAACCAAAGGGCCCCATCCTGCAGCAGGGCTTTGTAGACCCGCAAAGTGAGACAAAGAACTGGATACTTTTGCAGACAGAATTGAATAATGAAACGTTTGCCACATGGACGATTAAGAATTACAAAGCTAACTTGAAATATAATCCTTGGGACCTGTCCAGTGTGAATGTTCCCAATAAAGTGTGGTATATCTCTGAAACTGCGTGGTACCAGGAAGGCGATGAAATAAACAAAGTAGCTTGGTTCAAGAACGGTGTGCGAGATTCCCATATGGATGTTGTTTCCAGTGAAGAGAAACCTTATGTCCCTGGAACCAATATGAAGGTATTCCTTAAATCCAACACCTATGTCGATGGTTTTGACAACACAGGTTACATGGGTATAGATTATGTGTTCCTGCGTAAATACACTTCACAGGAGCCGACTGTGAGCTTCCCAAAGGTGCAAACTGAAGAGCAACCCGCTGAAGTTGTTGGAGAGACCAAGCTGCCAACATTGGTCCTGCCCGAAGGAAAAGTGTTGTCTATAAGATATTTCGATGTGGGAAATTACGATGATGCCATCCTGAACCAATTCAACACCAGTGGCGTAAATATGGTGTTCCTGAGAACAACGGGAGACACAATATGGAAATCCGAACGGTTCATCAAGACTGCACATGAAAAGAACATCACGGTATATGCTATGCTGTTTATTCCAGAAGGAACTAACGAAACATCTGGAAAAGATCAGCTAATAACTACAGTGAATGGTATTCTGGATTATAATTCAAAATCCATGTCCGATTTTGATGGTATAGATATTACACTTGATCCCTGTACAAAAGATACTGAGCAGGCATGTACAGATAATATGTTGCTTCTTGAAGAGGTCAGGCAAAAGACAACAAGCACGATACCGCTTGTAGTCGATGTGCCCCCATCATTTGAAACAACAGAATTGGCTAATGTGTCCAAGAACGTGGACCTCTTTGTGCTAATAGATTATGATGCCGAGAACAAGTTCAGCACATTTGATACTGTTGTGGACGCTCTGGCTCCGAAGATGGGAGAAGTACGGAGTGCAGGTGGTACGGCAATGATCGATGTGATGGTCACGGGTCTGCCTTCAGAGAATGCGACAACATCGAAACTTGTGGGAAACCTATATGATTACTACACACATGATCCAGCTTTTACAGGTATAACCATGACTCTGGAGGACGATTATTCTCAAATGGTTCCAACACCTGCAGAAGCACCTGTACAGGAACAAGAAACGCAGAGCAAAGGAATTCCAGGATTTGGAATTATGTTTGCAATTTTAGGATTCGCTTTTGTCTCCCGTTTGAATAAAGGAAAACGGTAA
- a CDS encoding amino acid permease: MQDSVRNFGNHRRLPDLYILDIIVSVPAQQPITWWGTFSGSPENMFTGIGFWALFAVFFPAATGIMAGANMSGELKNPRGSIPVGTMSAIVLGTIIYLLLAYWLIRSATPDELVNNYTIMIERAAWTPIVVAGLLGATFSSALSSIVGAPRILQALGDSSILPKSKWFAIRTQSGEPRNSIIFTGAIVLIALMLRNLNAIAPLITMFFLLTYAMINVVVFMEQSLNLVSFRPLFRIPLAASFLGAAGCLFVMFTVNSTFSLMAMVVVLSIHGVLLRKHLKAPFGDVRSGLFVALAEWAAKKVNEITVSRERAWTANLLVPIEDPQELRGMFNLIRDISYPKGFIKILGLTGKVDEMELYLRLPDITRSFQDEGVFSSWTIIDAPSFEDNLIAGMEALGGAFFRPNILFLRPPLSKQREEDIRKIIQKASHIRTGVVIYAAHPKSGLGRHKSINVWIDDKSPDWDISMDLGNMDLAILIGYKLKRKWEASMNLISAVGEEGQKRKAEEYIKTLAELARLPNVNTYALEGDIESIVQKVPQVSLNIFTLSHEPDFEFIRRMVELTGSSCLFTLDSGEENALA, from the coding sequence ATTCAGGATTCAGTACGTAATTTTGGCAATCACCGCCGGCTCCCTGATCTCTATATTCTGGACATTATAGTTTCAGTTCCGGCACAGCAGCCCATAACATGGTGGGGAACATTTTCGGGTTCTCCTGAGAACATGTTCACAGGAATTGGATTCTGGGCACTTTTTGCAGTATTTTTCCCTGCAGCTACAGGTATCATGGCCGGAGCAAACATGTCAGGAGAATTGAAAAATCCACGTGGGAGTATCCCGGTGGGCACCATGTCAGCAATTGTACTAGGCACTATCATTTATCTTTTACTGGCTTACTGGCTTATTCGCTCCGCAACTCCGGATGAACTTGTCAACAATTACACCATAATGATAGAACGCGCAGCATGGACACCTATAGTCGTGGCGGGCCTGCTTGGAGCAACTTTCTCTTCTGCACTGTCTTCCATCGTTGGTGCACCAAGGATATTGCAAGCCTTGGGAGATAGCAGCATACTGCCAAAAAGTAAATGGTTCGCAATAAGAACACAATCAGGCGAACCTAGGAACTCTATAATATTCACAGGTGCAATCGTACTTATTGCATTAATGCTTCGAAACCTTAATGCTATTGCTCCCCTTATAACCATGTTTTTCCTGCTCACATATGCAATGATCAATGTGGTAGTTTTCATGGAACAGAGCCTGAATCTGGTTAGCTTCAGGCCTCTGTTCAGGATACCCCTGGCCGCATCGTTCCTTGGAGCAGCAGGTTGTCTTTTTGTAATGTTCACAGTAAACTCCACATTCAGTCTTATGGCGATGGTTGTTGTTCTATCCATACATGGCGTTCTTTTGCGCAAACATCTCAAAGCGCCTTTTGGAGATGTGCGCAGCGGACTTTTTGTAGCACTGGCCGAATGGGCGGCAAAGAAAGTTAATGAGATTACTGTATCCAGGGAAAGGGCATGGACAGCAAATCTATTGGTACCCATAGAAGATCCACAGGAACTGCGAGGTATGTTCAATCTGATAAGGGATATCTCCTATCCGAAAGGATTTATTAAAATTTTGGGTCTTACAGGCAAAGTAGATGAGATGGAACTGTATTTGAGACTGCCGGATATCACAAGATCATTTCAGGATGAAGGGGTGTTCTCATCATGGACAATAATAGATGCACCGTCTTTTGAAGATAACCTTATTGCGGGTATGGAAGCCCTGGGCGGGGCTTTCTTCCGCCCGAATATCCTATTTCTGAGACCACCGTTATCGAAACAGAGAGAAGAGGACATTCGGAAAATCATACAAAAGGCATCACATATCCGCACAGGTGTTGTGATATACGCAGCCCATCCAAAGTCCGGCCTTGGAAGACACAAATCAATTAACGTCTGGATAGATGACAAAAGCCCGGACTGGGATATCAGCATGGATCTTGGAAATATGGACCTTGCAATTCTCATTGGATACAAGCTCAAAAGAAAGTGGGAGGCTTCAATGAACCTCATAAGCGCTGTTGGTGAGGAAGGACAGAAAAGGAAAGCAGAAGAATATATCAAGACACTCGCTGAACTGGCAAGACTCCCAAACGTCAATACCTATGCTCTAGAAGGTGATATTGAAAGCATAGTTCAGAAAGTACCTCAGGTATCTCTAAATATATTTACGCTATCACATGAGCCTGATTTTGAGTTCATCCGTAGAATGGTAGAGTTAACAGGTTCATCCTGCCTTTTCACACTCGACTCTGGAGAAGAAAATGCTCTAGCATGA
- a CDS encoding mechanosensitive ion channel family protein: MAQLGVDTIVSNFENFDLNTVFLSVVILIFAAILSKTVAFLLTKLSETTWKYRLYFKSIISVSNVLIYSLAFYYILAFVFALSLNQLVIFSGFIGAVIGFGMRNLFEDIAGGIIITMEKPYQVGDRIEMGNYYGEVKDIGLRATRIVTPDDSLVSAPNNLIFTQSVASGNSGSPEMMATLDIYIENDSDVDLAMKILREAVVTSRFVYISPTRPVVILLNDYPFYKGLKARAYVNDLRNEFIFRSDITQRTWNEFYKRGIKPPKAPIMNYEKTAE, encoded by the coding sequence ATGGCTCAACTGGGTGTTGATACGATTGTCAGTAATTTTGAAAACTTTGATCTAAATACTGTATTTTTATCTGTTGTCATCCTAATCTTTGCCGCCATTCTTTCAAAAACTGTGGCATTTTTGCTGACAAAACTGTCAGAAACAACATGGAAGTACAGGCTATATTTCAAGAGCATAATCTCTGTTTCTAATGTCCTCATTTATTCACTGGCTTTTTATTACATTTTGGCATTTGTATTTGCACTTTCCTTGAATCAACTAGTTATATTTAGTGGTTTCATTGGTGCTGTAATTGGTTTTGGTATGAGGAACCTTTTTGAGGATATCGCAGGAGGCATTATAATCACAATGGAGAAACCATATCAAGTTGGGGACAGGATTGAAATGGGTAACTATTATGGAGAAGTAAAAGATATAGGTCTTAGAGCTACCCGTATTGTTACTCCGGATGATAGTTTGGTATCAGCTCCAAACAATCTGATTTTTACACAATCTGTGGCAAGCGGCAACTCGGGCAGTCCAGAAATGATGGCAACACTGGATATCTATATAGAGAACGATTCTGACGTAGACTTGGCAATGAAAATATTAAGAGAAGCCGTTGTTACTTCAAGATTCGTATATATATCTCCCACCCGGCCGGTTGTTATCCTTTTAAACGATTATCCTTTCTACAAAGGTCTAAAAGCAAGAGCATATGTGAACGATCTTAGGAATGAATTCATATTCAGATCTGATATAACTCAGAGAACCTGGAATGAATTCTATAAAAGGGGGATTAAGCCACCCAAAGCACCTATTATGAACTATGAGAAAACAGCTGAATGA
- a CDS encoding 4Fe-4S binding protein, producing the protein MVFIAVDNNKCTGCGSCVDTCRYRVLSLDNGVCKPLRVDNCRHCMACVASCRFDAIKLFV; encoded by the coding sequence ATGGTCTTCATAGCAGTAGATAATAATAAATGCACAGGATGCGGTTCGTGCGTGGATACATGCCGATATAGAGTATTATCTTTGGATAATGGGGTATGTAAGCCTTTAAGAGTGGATAATTGCAGGCATTGCATGGCTTGTGTTGCATCGTGCCGTTTCGATGCTATAAAGCTCTTTGTTTGA